Proteins encoded within one genomic window of Alteribacter populi:
- a CDS encoding uracil permease, whose amino-acid sequence MPAKTVHYPWYKKEDTDAFFALFQNNIANFVVISITMLAMGFPTSIVFGQVIPGAAVAVLFGNLYYAYSANRLAQKEGRTDVTALSYGISTPVMFIFLFGVLLPAITITNDPQLAWKIAVAACFISGLIEVIISFAGRWIQNNLPRAAMLGALAGVALTFIAGEMLFSTFEMPVVGLVVLAIILVGIIGKVTMPFKIPASLFAIVIGTVLAYALSQADINQITDGLSYVGFYPFLPTIAAFEGMSYLFGTMIAVFAVVLPITIYNAIETLNNVEAMDAAGDKYDVKECQAVDGVGTMIGAMFGGLFPTTVYMASVGSKWMKAGRGYSILNAVVYALTAMFGLIAAMSAIIPVAVVAPILVFVGISMIATSFQANQSKYYPAVAVAMLPYFSNYLMTRFNNDAGEVVAGVSTGIVPLGQGAMFTGIILGAITVFIIDGNYKRAVIFSLIGAAFSFTGLMHAPELAFNAAPQFSIGYLIMGMFFLFYAFQNIKVDQNQDQDIAK is encoded by the coding sequence ATGCCTGCTAAAACTGTTCACTATCCGTGGTATAAAAAAGAAGATACTGATGCGTTTTTTGCTTTATTTCAAAATAATATAGCCAACTTTGTTGTTATTTCCATTACGATGCTTGCCATGGGATTTCCGACAAGCATTGTATTCGGGCAAGTGATCCCAGGTGCTGCTGTAGCAGTACTTTTTGGTAATTTGTATTACGCTTATTCTGCTAATCGCTTAGCACAAAAAGAAGGAAGGACGGATGTTACAGCACTTTCTTACGGGATTAGTACTCCTGTTATGTTTATTTTCCTTTTTGGTGTGTTACTACCGGCAATCACGATAACAAATGATCCTCAACTGGCCTGGAAAATTGCTGTGGCAGCGTGTTTTATTAGTGGTTTAATTGAAGTGATCATTAGTTTTGCCGGTAGGTGGATACAAAACAATTTACCGCGAGCAGCGATGCTTGGTGCCCTGGCCGGGGTAGCCTTAACTTTTATTGCAGGTGAAATGCTGTTTAGTACATTCGAAATGCCTGTTGTAGGCTTAGTAGTATTAGCGATCATCCTTGTCGGGATTATTGGAAAAGTTACCATGCCTTTTAAAATTCCTGCCTCTTTATTTGCTATCGTGATCGGAACTGTTCTGGCTTATGCCCTGAGCCAAGCGGATATTAATCAAATAACTGATGGGTTATCTTATGTTGGCTTCTATCCATTTTTACCAACGATAGCAGCCTTTGAAGGTATGAGTTACCTTTTTGGCACGATGATTGCGGTTTTTGCAGTCGTTCTTCCGATTACGATATATAACGCGATTGAAACGCTGAATAACGTAGAAGCAATGGATGCTGCCGGTGACAAATACGATGTTAAAGAGTGTCAAGCGGTTGATGGTGTAGGGACAATGATCGGGGCAATGTTCGGAGGCCTGTTCCCAACCACGGTTTACATGGCTTCTGTAGGTTCAAAATGGATGAAAGCAGGCAGAGGCTACAGCATTTTGAATGCCGTTGTCTATGCACTTACAGCCATGTTTGGATTAATTGCCGCGATGTCTGCCATTATCCCGGTAGCCGTTGTCGCGCCTATTCTCGTATTTGTTGGAATATCAATGATCGCAACCTCATTTCAGGCTAACCAATCGAAATATTATCCAGCAGTTGCAGTTGCAATGCTCCCGTATTTTTCGAATTACTTAATGACAAGATTCAATAATGACGCAGGGGAGGTAGTAGCAGGAGTTTCAACGGGGATTGTGCCGTTAGGTCAAGGAGCTATGTTTACAGGGATTATATTAGGAGCGATTACCGTATTTATTATTGATGGGAACTACAAAAGAGCAGTCATTTTCTCATTAATCGGTGCTGCTTTTTCCTTTACCGGATTAATGCATGCACCTGAATTGGCATTTAATGCTGCACCGCAGTTTTCGATTGGCTATTTGATCATGGGTATGTTCTTCCTTTTTTATGCTTTTCAAAATATTAAGGTAGACCAAAACCAAGATCAAGATATTGCAAAGTAA